A single Pirellulales bacterium DNA region contains:
- the ruvB gene encoding Holliday junction branch migration DNA helicase RuvB has product MREPIVKPAADDAAAAGKPASKSAIGPHVGFGDAVAPGVDFSVVDEDDRLLRPQRMKDMVGQREVAERLEIALDAARKRSEPLGHILFDGPPGLGKTTFATCIPRELGASLQIASGAALMAPKDLVPYLSNAEEGSILFIDEIHRLPKAVEEFLYPAMEDFRIDITLGEGMNARTINMPLRPFTLIGATTRTGLISAPLRDRFHLREHLDFYTVEELSEIVRRSSVKLRVKIDNPSAEEIARRSRGTPRLANNRLRWVRDYSISRADGQITMAVARAALEMQSIDILGLDGQDRKYLETIARVFHGGPVGVEAVAHTLNLSPDTLSDEVEPYLLRSELVIRTPRGRKLTAAGYTHLGLTPSAEAAPPQGRLFQ; this is encoded by the coding sequence ATGCGCGAGCCGATTGTGAAACCCGCCGCCGATGACGCCGCTGCCGCAGGCAAACCCGCCAGCAAAAGCGCGATCGGCCCACACGTCGGCTTTGGCGATGCCGTGGCGCCGGGCGTGGATTTTTCCGTGGTCGATGAAGATGATCGCCTGCTGCGCCCGCAGCGCATGAAAGACATGGTCGGCCAGCGCGAAGTCGCCGAGCGGCTGGAAATTGCGCTCGATGCTGCCCGCAAACGGAGCGAACCGCTGGGCCACATTCTGTTCGATGGTCCGCCGGGCTTGGGCAAAACCACCTTTGCCACCTGCATTCCGCGCGAGCTGGGCGCCAGCCTGCAAATCGCCAGCGGCGCGGCCTTGATGGCCCCCAAAGATTTGGTGCCCTATCTGTCCAATGCCGAGGAAGGTTCGATTTTGTTCATCGACGAAATTCACCGGCTCCCCAAAGCCGTCGAAGAATTCCTCTACCCGGCGATGGAAGATTTCCGCATCGACATCACGCTGGGCGAAGGCATGAACGCCCGCACCATCAATATGCCGCTGCGGCCGTTCACCCTGATTGGCGCCACGACCCGCACCGGGCTGATTTCCGCTCCGCTGCGCGATCGGTTCCATTTGCGCGAGCACTTGGATTTTTACACGGTCGAAGAACTGAGCGAAATTGTCCGCCGCAGCTCCGTCAAGCTGCGGGTGAAAATCGACAACCCCAGCGCCGAGGAAATCGCCCGCCGTAGCCGCGGCACACCCCGTTTGGCCAACAACCGCCTGCGCTGGGTGCGCGATTATTCCATTAGCCGCGCCGATGGCCAAATTACGATGGCCGTGGCCCGGGCGGCGCTGGAAATGCAAAGCATCGACATATTGGGCCTCGACGGCCAAGACCGCAAATATCTGGAAACCATTGCCCGCGTGTTCCACGGCGGCCCGGTCGGCGTGGAAGCGGTGGCCCATACGCTGAATCTTTCGCCCGACACATTGTCTGACGAAGTGGAGCCGTATCTGTTGCGGAGCGAACTGGTGATCCGCACTCCCCGCGGCCGCAAACTCACCGCCGCCGGCTACACCCATCTCGGCCTGACGCCGTCTGCCGAAGCCGCCCCACCGCAAGGCCGGCTGTTTCAATAG